The candidate division KSB1 bacterium genome includes a region encoding these proteins:
- a CDS encoding type IX secretion system membrane protein PorP/SprF: MSSRTQKLGVVFLYVLFVCFFADGIQLHAQITVSVNPANKQDARVLLTNPAAAAVTESRVYLGYKLIYPGAIPSNTFALKASFFNLSLPHVGHDAIATGLHGRYFTTPLFQEGRFGGSIARELNERVAVGLDLSLLFKSYATENFDLVDPDDPVFRGGSSVVVFDAGLGLLVQLNDKLAFAASASHLTQPNVALGDADSNLPLEALFGLSFARNFLRFDLGAHLWQKQLYPLAGAEIFSARSGRFRLGYGLDNVAFDGQLLLRGSASLFYSFNLPTSDLGLISAGSHEIGFVYTFSPRSQ, translated from the coding sequence ATGAGCTCGCGAACTCAAAAACTCGGCGTTGTTTTTTTATATGTGTTGTTTGTTTGTTTTTTTGCTGATGGGATTCAACTTCATGCCCAAATCACCGTCTCCGTCAACCCCGCCAACAAGCAGGATGCCCGCGTTCTGCTCACCAATCCCGCCGCCGCGGCCGTGACCGAGTCGCGTGTTTATCTCGGCTACAAGCTGATTTATCCGGGCGCCATTCCCAGCAACACCTTCGCGCTGAAGGCCTCGTTCTTCAATCTTTCTCTCCCTCACGTTGGCCACGACGCCATTGCCACCGGTTTGCATGGCCGTTATTTTACAACCCCGCTTTTTCAAGAAGGACGATTCGGCGGCAGCATCGCCCGCGAATTGAATGAACGCGTGGCAGTCGGCCTCGATCTGTCGCTGCTGTTTAAAAGCTATGCCACAGAAAATTTTGATTTGGTCGATCCGGATGATCCGGTTTTTCGCGGCGGGAGTTCGGTTGTCGTGTTCGATGCCGGGCTCGGTTTGCTCGTGCAATTAAACGATAAATTGGCTTTTGCCGCTTCAGCTTCTCATCTCACCCAACCGAATGTCGCGCTCGGAGATGCCGATTCGAACCTGCCTCTGGAAGCATTATTCGGCTTGAGCTTCGCGCGGAATTTTTTGCGTTTCGATCTCGGTGCGCATTTGTGGCAAAAACAACTCTACCCGCTCGCCGGCGCGGAAATTTTCTCCGCCCGCAGCGGCCGCTTTCGCCTCGGCTACGGACTCGACAACGTCGCATTTGACGGCCAGCTTTTGCTGCGCGGCAGCGCCTCGTTGTTTTACAGCTTCAATTTGCCCACCAGCGATCTCGGCTTGATCAGCGCCGGGTCGCATGAAATTGGGTTTGTTTACACTTTCTCGCCGCGAAGCCAATAG
- a CDS encoding toll/interleukin-1 receptor domain-containing protein yields the protein MNTIKQKQRQQQRKLRVFLSYAAADGAYAHQLHHILSQRLNLQIFTDRALSAGEDWKSKLKAELAQCDIFVVLLSPNSVQSAWVLQELGAAWMLEKPILPVVTHPQVLNKIPVELSNVHLIEVKDLEYPEIINKIFDSVEAQATNGSFV from the coding sequence ATGAACACGATTAAACAAAAACAAAGGCAGCAGCAACGGAAGCTGCGTGTTTTTCTCAGCTATGCTGCTGCAGATGGCGCCTACGCGCATCAACTGCATCACATTTTATCACAACGGCTCAATCTTCAGATTTTTACTGATCGAGCGTTGAGCGCCGGTGAGGATTGGAAATCGAAACTCAAGGCCGAACTTGCCCAATGTGACATCTTTGTCGTGCTCTTATCACCGAATTCCGTTCAGTCGGCATGGGTATTACAGGAGTTAGGCGCGGCCTGGATGCTTGAAAAGCCAATTCTTCCCGTTGTCACACATCCACAAGTCCTCAATAAGATTCCCGTGGAGTTAAGCAATGTTCATTTAATAGAGGTCAAGGATCTTGAATATCCGGAAATTATAAATAAAATTTTTGACTCTGTTGAAGCGCAGGCTACAAATGGCAGCTTCGTATAG
- a CDS encoding glycosyl hydrolase: MKMFKLALILFIFTLSSSFAQQIKTTTPAAAKDEGPLSSKTFTGLKLRGIGPAFTSGRIGDIAVHPHNRSIYFVAVASGGVWKTINSGTTWQPVFDQQGSYSIGCVTIDPNNPLVVWVGTGENNSQRSVSYGDGVYKSLDGGKTWKNVGLKNSEHIGKIVIDPRNSNVVYVAAQGPLWNDGGDRGLYKTTDGGQTWNRILHVSDKTGVTDLVYDPRNPDVLIAASYQRRRHVWTLIDGGPESGIYKSTDAGATWRQIKNGLPNEELGRIGLAISPANPNYVYAIIEAANDSSGFFRSVDIGENWEKRSRYVSGSPQYYQEIVCDPKEVGRVYSLDTWMMVTEDGGKTFRQVGEKYKHVDNHALWIDPNDTDYLLAGCDGGVYESFDRGATWHFKANLPVTQFYRVSVDNAFPFYNVYGGTQDNFSLGGPSRTITMHGITNADWFVTLGGDGFKTQIDPQDPNIVYSQLQYGVLVRFDKKSGERILIQPQPGKGEEALRWNWDSALLISPHSHTRLYFAANRIFRSDDRGNSWRPISPDLTRRLDRNQLKVMGKIQRIDAVAKNASTSFFGNIVSLSESPLQEGLIYAGTDDGLIQVTGDGGATWQKFDKFPGVPEMTYVSRLEASQHEVNTVYAAFDNHKNGDFKPYVLKSKDRGKTWESIAGNLPERGSVYALAEDHVKPDLLFAGTEFGVFFTIDGGKKWIQLKGGMPIIAVRDLAIQKRENDLALATFGRGFYILDDYSPLRHITPTLLEGEANLFPVKKAWMYMESAPLGLRGKAFQGDSYFTAPNPPFGAVFTYYLKEELKTRRQKRQENEKKIEEQGGVPPYPKWEELRAEEREEKPAVILTIKDEEGNVVRRLNGGTSAGIQRVAWDLRFPPANPTSLEPPPDNPFIDPPVGPMVVPGNYTVTLSKRVDGVETQLGAPQPFETVPLGIASLPAEDRKGLLAFQRKTARLQRAVLGAGQVVSETQRRFDFIKRALQNTPEADPALVAELRTLENRLKDLQTKLSGDRLIQRYNEPSPPAIIDRVQDIVGGHWTSTSVVTQTFQDGYQIAAEEFSTVLESLRVLIEVDLAKFEAKLEQIGAPWTPGRVPRWSRE; this comes from the coding sequence CGGTGCATCCGCACAATCGCAGCATCTATTTTGTGGCGGTCGCCTCGGGCGGCGTGTGGAAAACAATAAACTCCGGCACCACTTGGCAGCCGGTGTTCGACCAGCAAGGCTCATATTCCATCGGCTGCGTGACGATTGATCCTAATAACCCACTCGTGGTTTGGGTCGGCACCGGCGAAAACAACAGCCAGCGCAGCGTTTCCTACGGCGACGGCGTTTATAAATCGCTCGACGGCGGCAAGACGTGGAAGAACGTCGGCCTCAAAAATTCCGAACACATTGGCAAAATTGTCATCGATCCGCGCAACTCGAACGTCGTGTACGTCGCCGCGCAGGGGCCGTTGTGGAACGACGGCGGCGATCGCGGGCTTTACAAAACCACCGATGGCGGGCAAACGTGGAATCGCATTCTGCACGTCAGCGACAAAACCGGCGTCACCGATCTCGTTTACGATCCGCGCAATCCCGACGTACTCATCGCCGCCTCATATCAGCGCCGTCGTCACGTGTGGACGCTCATCGACGGCGGGCCGGAATCGGGAATTTACAAATCCACTGACGCGGGGGCAACGTGGCGGCAAATCAAAAACGGTTTGCCGAATGAAGAGCTTGGTCGCATCGGCCTGGCCATCTCGCCGGCGAATCCCAATTACGTTTACGCCATCATCGAAGCCGCAAATGATTCAAGTGGTTTTTTTCGCTCCGTTGATATTGGCGAGAATTGGGAAAAGCGCAGCCGTTACGTCAGCGGTAGCCCGCAGTATTATCAGGAAATCGTTTGCGATCCCAAAGAAGTTGGCCGCGTTTATTCGCTGGACACGTGGATGATGGTCACCGAGGACGGCGGCAAAACATTCCGGCAAGTCGGCGAGAAATACAAGCACGTTGACAACCACGCGTTGTGGATCGATCCGAACGACACCGACTATCTTTTGGCCGGCTGTGATGGCGGCGTTTACGAGAGCTTCGATCGCGGCGCGACCTGGCACTTTAAAGCCAATCTGCCGGTGACGCAGTTTTATCGCGTCAGCGTTGACAACGCTTTTCCATTTTACAATGTTTACGGTGGCACACAGGATAATTTTTCGCTCGGCGGGCCGTCACGCACGATCACGATGCACGGCATTACCAACGCCGATTGGTTCGTCACCCTCGGTGGCGATGGCTTCAAAACGCAGATCGATCCGCAGGATCCGAATATCGTTTATTCGCAGCTTCAATACGGCGTGTTGGTGCGTTTTGATAAAAAGAGCGGCGAGCGTATTCTCATTCAGCCGCAGCCCGGCAAGGGTGAGGAAGCACTGCGTTGGAATTGGGACTCGGCGCTGCTCATCAGCCCCCATTCGCACACGCGCCTGTATTTTGCCGCCAACAGGATTTTCCGCAGCGATGATCGCGGCAATTCCTGGCGGCCCATCAGCCCCGATCTCACGCGCCGCCTTGACCGCAATCAGCTCAAAGTGATGGGCAAAATTCAACGCATTGATGCGGTGGCGAAAAACGCCTCAACCTCGTTTTTTGGCAACATTGTTTCGCTCAGCGAATCGCCGTTGCAAGAAGGGTTGATCTATGCCGGCACCGATGACGGGCTGATTCAAGTCACCGGCGATGGCGGCGCGACCTGGCAAAAGTTTGACAAGTTTCCCGGCGTGCCGGAGATGACCTATGTCAGCCGCCTCGAGGCTTCGCAGCATGAGGTGAACACGGTTTATGCCGCGTTTGATAATCACAAGAACGGTGATTTCAAGCCGTATGTGTTGAAGAGCAAAGATCGCGGCAAGACCTGGGAATCGATAGCCGGCAATCTGCCGGAGCGGGGCTCGGTGTACGCGTTGGCCGAGGATCACGTCAAGCCTGATCTTTTGTTTGCCGGCACGGAGTTCGGTGTGTTTTTCACCATTGACGGCGGCAAAAAATGGATTCAACTCAAAGGCGGCATGCCGATTATTGCGGTGCGTGATTTGGCGATTCAGAAGCGCGAGAATGATCTGGCGCTCGCCACCTTTGGCCGTGGTTTTTACATTCTCGATGATTACTCGCCCTTGCGGCACATTACGCCGACATTGTTGGAAGGCGAAGCCAATCTTTTTCCGGTGAAGAAAGCGTGGATGTACATGGAAAGTGCGCCGCTCGGTTTGCGCGGCAAGGCGTTTCAGGGCGACTCGTATTTCACCGCGCCAAATCCACCGTTCGGCGCGGTGTTCACGTATTATCTCAAGGAAGAATTGAAAACGCGGCGGCAAAAGCGTCAAGAAAATGAGAAAAAAATCGAAGAGCAGGGTGGCGTGCCGCCGTATCCGAAGTGGGAGGAATTGCGCGCCGAAGAACGTGAAGAGAAACCGGCGGTCATTCTCACCATCAAAGACGAGGAAGGCAACGTCGTGCGGCGCTTGAATGGCGGCACTTCGGCGGGCATCCAGCGCGTGGCGTGGGACTTGCGTTTTCCACCGGCGAATCCCACGAGCCTCGAGCCGCCGCCGGATAATCCGTTCATCGATCCGCCGGTTGGCCCGATGGTGGTGCCGGGAAATTACACCGTGACGTTATCCAAACGTGTTGACGGCGTCGAAACCCAACTTGGCGCGCCGCAGCCATTTGAAACCGTGCCGTTGGGAATCGCTTCGCTGCCCGCCGAAGATCGCAAAGGCCTGCTCGCCTTTCAACGCAAGACCGCGAGATTGCAGCGTGCGGTCTTGGGCGCCGGGCAAGTTGTTTCGGAAACCCAACGCCGTTTTGATTTCATCAAACGCGCGCTGCAAAATACCCCTGAAGCCGATCCAGCGTTGGTGGCCGAGCTTCGTACGCTTGAAAATCGTTTGAAAGATTTACAAACAAAGCTCTCCGGCGACCGCTTGATTCAACGCTACAACGAGCCGTCGCCGCCCGCGATCATCGACCGCGTGCAGGACATTGTCGGCGGGCATTGGACGTCGACTTCCGTGGTGACGCAAACTTTTCAAGACGGCTATCAAATCGCCGCCGAAGAATTTTCTACGGTACTGGAAAGTTTGCGTGTGCTGATCGAAGTCGATCTCGCCAAGTTCGAAGCGAAATTGGAGCAAATCGGCGCGCCGTGGACGCCGGGGCGGGTGCCGAGGTGGAGCCGGGAATAA
- a CDS encoding toll/interleukin-1 receptor domain-containing protein, with amino-acid sequence MAKKTSTAKSYLVFISHSSKDRWIAKQMANLIETRGRKHGVKAFLDEKDIEGGQSIPEEIKRNIKACDEFVVLLSQDSINRPWVLVETGGAWLLDKYIIVITHKVTPKEMPEVTAQYRAIDLNDFDHYLEQLLKRAKGVLK; translated from the coding sequence ATGGCAAAGAAAACTTCGACTGCGAAGAGCTACTTGGTCTTCATCAGTCATTCGTCAAAGGACCGATGGATTGCAAAACAGATGGCCAATCTCATTGAGACGCGAGGTCGCAAGCATGGAGTCAAAGCATTTCTTGATGAAAAAGACATAGAAGGCGGACAATCGATACCTGAAGAGATTAAGAGAAATATTAAAGCATGTGATGAGTTTGTGGTTCTTCTTAGTCAAGATTCAATTAACCGTCCATGGGTACTGGTCGAGACGGGTGGAGCGTGGTTACTCGACAAATACATTATTGTCATTACTCACAAAGTGACGCCAAAGGAGATGCCAGAAGTGACAGCTCAATATAGGGCCATAGATCTCAACGATTTTGATCATTATCTTGAGCAACTTCTTAAGCGGGCAAAAGGAGTTTTAAAATGA